In one Paramormyrops kingsleyae isolate MSU_618 chromosome 18, PKINGS_0.4, whole genome shotgun sequence genomic region, the following are encoded:
- the naca gene encoding nascent polypeptide-associated complex subunit alpha isoform X1, whose amino-acid sequence MPSEATETVPTPEQEMQQPQAETVLAAPAAATGEKSATTADSKKLSSASAVATPKAKEAKSGSKQSSHSSSVSKPMPVTSKPSSSFASDSSPSSPKLSSSDAPEVSPPALSTAMPSPLVPPTGSPASGTGTASIPQPKVIKTSGKGKAKGGTVLGAKAEKPIGKAQLTGPANVILPTSQAPAAMPEEVQASLPASVKPAKIDIPTPASVKPAKIDIPTPASVKPAKIDIPTPASVKPAKIDIPTPASVKPAKIDIPTPASVKLAKIDIPTPASVKPAKIDIPTPASVKPAKIDIPTPASVKPAKIDIPTPASVKPAKIDIPTPASVKPAKIDIPTPASVKPAKIDIPTPASVKPAKIDIPTPASVKPAKIDIPTPASGPAVDKISSPISGSAPAPISNLPVACQSLENSPSVAQSLSTSVSKSDPLLSSKSAADPVAVEVTPQAPTQAPTQAPTQAPTQAPTLAPTLAPTLAPTLAPTLAPTLAPTLAPTLAPTLAPVDTKALGVPKATSETQRVEPELSPRADTANSKECQAVPGDLPSSRKPPEATPVMAMPLPASDAVPVPPATDKSPKPSLSSSDAEKTQSASVLPPPSASANLPVPSAKSYVQPRVLLAPEEDDDLPPLIPPEEKITLPTPPVVPISFHKPPPATTKLEPVIKNEKGSGTESDSDESVPDLEEADSAQVQSQQAQLAAAAEIDEEPVSKAKQSRSEKKARKAMSKLGLRQVTGVTRVTIRKSKNILFVITKPDVYKSPASDTYIVFGEAKIEDLSQQAQLAAAEKFKVQGEAVSNIQENTQTPTVQEESEEEEVDETGVEVKDIELVMSQANVSRAKAVRALKNNNNDIVNAIMELTM is encoded by the exons ATGCCCAGTGAAGCTACAGAAACTGTTCCGACCCCTGAGCAGGAGATGCAGCAGCCCCAGGCGGAGACTG TGCTGGCTGCTCCTGCTGCGGCCACTGGAGAGAAGTCAG CTACTACTGCTGATTCCAAGAAACTTTCCTCTGCTAGTGCTGTGGCCACACCTAAAGCTAAAGAAGCTAAAAGTGGCTCCAAGCAGTCTTCACACTCCTCCTCTGTCTCCAAGCCCATGCCTGTCACCAGCAAGCCCTCATCTTCATTTGCTTCCGactcctctccctcctctcccAAGCTGTCATCCTCCGACGCTCCTGAAGTGTCCCCCCCTGCTCTCTCTACCGCCATGCCCTCTCCTTTAGTGCCTCCAACTGGTTCTCCTGCTTCTGGTACAGGAACCGCCTCCATCCCTCAGCCCAAGGTTATCAAGACGAGTGGGAAGGGAAAGGCTAAAGGTGGCACGGTGCTGGGGGCTAAGGCGGAGAAGCCCATTGGAAAGGCTCAGTTGACTGGTCCAGCTAATGTCATACTTCCTACTTCTCAGGCTCCTGCAGCCATGCCTGAGGAGGTGCAAGCCAGTCTCCCAGCTTCTGTAAAGCCAGCCAAAATTGACATCCCTACACCAGCTTCTGTAAAGCCTGCCAAAATTGACATCCCTACACCAGCTTCTGTAAAGCCTGCCAAAATTGACATCCCTACACCAGCTTCTGTAAAGCCTGCCAAAATTGACATCCCTACACCAGCTTCTGTAAAGCCTGCCAAAATTGACATCCCTACACCAGCTTCTGTAAAGCTAGCCAAAATTGACATCCCTACACCAGCCTCTGTAAAGCCAGCCAAAATTGACATCCCTACACCAGCTTCTGTAAAGCCAGCCAAAATTGACATCCCTACACCAGCTTCTGTAAAGCCTGCCAAAATTGACATCCCTACACCAGCTTCTGTAAAGCCTGCCAAAATTGACATCCCTACACCAGCTTCTGTAAAGCCTGCCAAAATTGACATCCCTACACCAGCTTCTGTAAAGCCTGCCAAAATTGACATCCCTACACCAGCTTCTGTAAAGCCTGCCAAAATTGACATCCCTACACCAGCTTCTGTAAAGCCTGCCAAAATTGACATCCCTACACCAGCTTCTGGTCCAGCAGTAGATAAAATTTCCTCTCCCATTTCTGGCTCTGCACCAGCTCCCATCAGTAACCTCCCAGTAGCTTGTCAGTCACTGGAGAATTCTCCATCTGTTGCTCAGTCTCTCTCTACTTCTGTGTCTAAATCTGACCCCCTGCTCTCCTCTAAGAGTGCTGCTGACCCTGTAGCTGTAGAGGTGACCCCTCAGGCTCCTACTCAGGCTCCTACTCAGGCTCCTACTCAGGCTCCTACTCAGGCTCCCACTCTGGCTCCCACTCTGGCTCCCACTCTGGCTCCCACTCTGGCTCCCACTCTGGCTCCCACTCTGGCTCCCACTCTGGCTCCCACTCTGGCTCCCACTCTGGCTCCTGTTGACACCAAAGCCCTTGGTGTTCCTAAAGCTACCAGTGAAACCCAAAGAGTAGAGCCAGAATTGTCACCTCGGGCTGACACTGCAAATTCAAAGGAGTGTCAAGCTGTTCCAGGCGACCTTCCTTCCTCCAGGAAGCCACCTGAGGCTACCCCAGTTATGGCCATGCCCCTTCCTGCTTCTGATGCTGTTCCAGTTCCCCCTGCTACTGATAAGTCTCCGAAACCCTCTCTGTCTTCATCTGATGCAGAGAAAACTCAATCTGCCAGTGTTTTGCCTCCCCCCTCTGCTTCTGCAAACCTCCCAGTACCCAGTGCTAAATCATATGTTCAACCTCGTGTGCTTCTGGCCCCAGAGGAGGATGATGATCTGCCCCCTCTCATTCCACCTGAGGAGAAAATCACTTTACCCACTCCCCCTGTAGTACCCATATCCTTCCATAAACCCCCTCCAGCTACTACCAAACTGGAGCCTGTGATCAAGAACGAGAAGG GGTCTGGCACGGAGTCCGACAGCGATGAGTCAGTACCGGACCTTGAGGAGGCAGACTCTGCACAAGTGCAATCCCAACAGGCACAG CTTGCAGCAGCTGCAGAAATTGATGAGGAACCAGTCAGCAAAGCCAAACAGAGCAGAAGTGAAAAGAAAGCACGGAAG GCTATGTCCAAGCTGGGTCTCCGCCAGGTGACAGGAGTCACCAGGGTCACAATCCGAAAGTCAAAGAACATCTTGTTTGTCATCACCAAGCCGGATGTCTACAAGAGTCCAGCGTCTGACACATACATAGTTTTTGGTGAGGCCAAG ATTGAGGATCTTTCACAACAAGCTCAGCTGGCAGCAGCAGAGAAGTTCAAGGTCCAGGGAGAAGCTGTTTCAAATATCCAGGAGAACACACAGACGCCTACTGTGCAGGAGGAAAGTGAAGAGGAGGAG GTTGATGAGACCGGGGTTGAGGTGAAGGACATTGAACTTGTGATGTCACAAGCCAACGTCTCACGGGCAAAGGCAGTGCGTGCCctcaagaacaacaacaacgacATCGTCAATGCCATCATG GAGCTGACGATGTAG
- the naca gene encoding nascent polypeptide-associated complex subunit alpha isoform X2: protein MPSEATETVPTPEQEMQQPQAETVLAAPAAATGEKSGSGTESDSDESVPDLEEADSAQVQSQQAQLAAAAEIDEEPVSKAKQSRSEKKARKAMSKLGLRQVTGVTRVTIRKSKNILFVITKPDVYKSPASDTYIVFGEAKIEDLSQQAQLAAAEKFKVQGEAVSNIQENTQTPTVQEESEEEEVDETGVEVKDIELVMSQANVSRAKAVRALKNNNNDIVNAIMELTM, encoded by the exons ATGCCCAGTGAAGCTACAGAAACTGTTCCGACCCCTGAGCAGGAGATGCAGCAGCCCCAGGCGGAGACTG TGCTGGCTGCTCCTGCTGCGGCCACTGGAGAGAAGTCAG GGTCTGGCACGGAGTCCGACAGCGATGAGTCAGTACCGGACCTTGAGGAGGCAGACTCTGCACAAGTGCAATCCCAACAGGCACAG CTTGCAGCAGCTGCAGAAATTGATGAGGAACCAGTCAGCAAAGCCAAACAGAGCAGAAGTGAAAAGAAAGCACGGAAG GCTATGTCCAAGCTGGGTCTCCGCCAGGTGACAGGAGTCACCAGGGTCACAATCCGAAAGTCAAAGAACATCTTGTTTGTCATCACCAAGCCGGATGTCTACAAGAGTCCAGCGTCTGACACATACATAGTTTTTGGTGAGGCCAAG ATTGAGGATCTTTCACAACAAGCTCAGCTGGCAGCAGCAGAGAAGTTCAAGGTCCAGGGAGAAGCTGTTTCAAATATCCAGGAGAACACACAGACGCCTACTGTGCAGGAGGAAAGTGAAGAGGAGGAG GTTGATGAGACCGGGGTTGAGGTGAAGGACATTGAACTTGTGATGTCACAAGCCAACGTCTCACGGGCAAAGGCAGTGCGTGCCctcaagaacaacaacaacgacATCGTCAATGCCATCATG GAGCTGACGATGTAG
- the naca gene encoding nascent polypeptide-associated complex subunit alpha isoform X3, which translates to MPSEATETVPTPEQEMQQPQAETGSGTESDSDESVPDLEEADSAQVQSQQAQLAAAAEIDEEPVSKAKQSRSEKKARKAMSKLGLRQVTGVTRVTIRKSKNILFVITKPDVYKSPASDTYIVFGEAKIEDLSQQAQLAAAEKFKVQGEAVSNIQENTQTPTVQEESEEEEVDETGVEVKDIELVMSQANVSRAKAVRALKNNNNDIVNAIMELTM; encoded by the exons ATGCCCAGTGAAGCTACAGAAACTGTTCCGACCCCTGAGCAGGAGATGCAGCAGCCCCAGGCGGAGACTG GGTCTGGCACGGAGTCCGACAGCGATGAGTCAGTACCGGACCTTGAGGAGGCAGACTCTGCACAAGTGCAATCCCAACAGGCACAG CTTGCAGCAGCTGCAGAAATTGATGAGGAACCAGTCAGCAAAGCCAAACAGAGCAGAAGTGAAAAGAAAGCACGGAAG GCTATGTCCAAGCTGGGTCTCCGCCAGGTGACAGGAGTCACCAGGGTCACAATCCGAAAGTCAAAGAACATCTTGTTTGTCATCACCAAGCCGGATGTCTACAAGAGTCCAGCGTCTGACACATACATAGTTTTTGGTGAGGCCAAG ATTGAGGATCTTTCACAACAAGCTCAGCTGGCAGCAGCAGAGAAGTTCAAGGTCCAGGGAGAAGCTGTTTCAAATATCCAGGAGAACACACAGACGCCTACTGTGCAGGAGGAAAGTGAAGAGGAGGAG GTTGATGAGACCGGGGTTGAGGTGAAGGACATTGAACTTGTGATGTCACAAGCCAACGTCTCACGGGCAAAGGCAGTGCGTGCCctcaagaacaacaacaacgacATCGTCAATGCCATCATG GAGCTGACGATGTAG
- the dtx3 gene encoding probable E3 ubiquitin-protein ligase DTX3 isoform X1 — MGSRVSSATMSVLVGQDSDVVLVSQVVWDYLDTARQSWLLDFQNRHGLYVEVVRHGESGDCCAVRLRAVENSASGGDIHPAARRAFIDLCRCARKEMSRQNGAAKRRCSLLPCVRSSQTDGEGSLLAPPPPQARHIQKPHLKDKKPIDLDTTISVPMYHNPSAGREAEFGTSLGADSGTTCTICMGEIVERTTLDKCGHSFCRTCLDQAFQVKRACPVCRMVYGQLIGNQPANGSMMVERDPDLELPGHEGYGCVCIIYSFPPGLQAQEHPNPGVRYPGTDRVAYLPDSPEGNRVLGLLRRAFEQRLIFTIGTSMTTGMQNVITWNDIHHKTSIWGGPRCFGYPDPTYLVRVTEELREKGITAD; from the exons ATGGGATCAAGAG tttcatcagctacaatgagtGTGCTTGTGGGACAGGACAGCGATGTGGTACTGGTGTCACAGGTAGTGTGGGACTATTTGGACACTGCTAGACAGTCCTGGCTGCTGGATTTTCAGAACAGGCACGGGCTGTACGTGGAAGTGGTACGGCACGGAGAATCTGGGGACTGCTGCGCAGTCAGGCTTCGAGCAGTGGAAAACAGTGCGTCCGGGGGCGACATCCATCCTGCTGCTCGCAGAGCTTTCATAGACCTGTGCCGCTGTGCCCGCAAGGAGATGAGCAGGCAGAATGGAGCGGCCAAGAGGAGGtgctctctgcttccctgtGTCAGATCCTCACAGACCGACGGTGAGGGAAGTCTGTTGGCTCCCCCGCCTCCTCAAGCTCGCCATATCCAGAAGCCGCATCTTAAAGATAAGAAACCCATCGATCTGGACACCACCATTTCTGTGCCCATGTACCACAATCCGTCAGCTGGAAGGGAGGCCGAATTTGGTACCTCTCTGGGTGCAGACAGTGGGACTACCTGCACCATATGCATGGGCGAGATTGTGGAAAGAACGACGCTGGACAAGTGTGGACACTCCTTCTGTCGGACCTGCCTGGATCAGGCATTCCAGGTGAAGCGAGCGTGTCCAGTGTGCCGCATGGTCTATGGCCAGTTAATCGGGAACCAACCTGCCAATGGCAGCATGATGGTGGAGCGGGACCCAGACCTCGAGCTGCCGGGACACGAGGGCTACGGCTGTGTCTGTATCATCTACAGCTTCCCGCCTGGCCTGCAGGCT CAAGAGCACCCAAACCCAGGGGTGAGGTATCCAGGAACAGACCGTGTGGCCTACCTCCCGGACAGCCCAGAAGGAAACAGAGTTTTAGGTCTGCTGCGTCGGGCCTTTGAGCAGCGACTCATCTTTACCATTGGTACCTCCATGACCACAGGCATGCAGAATGTCATCACCTGGAACGATATCCACCACAAAACCTCCATTTGGGGAGGGCCACGATG TTTCGGCTATCCAGATCCAACATATCTAGTTCGGGTCACAGAGGAGCTTCGAGAGAAAGGTATCACGGCTGACTGA
- the dtx3 gene encoding probable E3 ubiquitin-protein ligase DTX3 isoform X2, whose translation MSVLVGQDSDVVLVSQVVWDYLDTARQSWLLDFQNRHGLYVEVVRHGESGDCCAVRLRAVENSASGGDIHPAARRAFIDLCRCARKEMSRQNGAAKRRCSLLPCVRSSQTDGEGSLLAPPPPQARHIQKPHLKDKKPIDLDTTISVPMYHNPSAGREAEFGTSLGADSGTTCTICMGEIVERTTLDKCGHSFCRTCLDQAFQVKRACPVCRMVYGQLIGNQPANGSMMVERDPDLELPGHEGYGCVCIIYSFPPGLQAQEHPNPGVRYPGTDRVAYLPDSPEGNRVLGLLRRAFEQRLIFTIGTSMTTGMQNVITWNDIHHKTSIWGGPRCFGYPDPTYLVRVTEELREKGITAD comes from the exons atgagtGTGCTTGTGGGACAGGACAGCGATGTGGTACTGGTGTCACAGGTAGTGTGGGACTATTTGGACACTGCTAGACAGTCCTGGCTGCTGGATTTTCAGAACAGGCACGGGCTGTACGTGGAAGTGGTACGGCACGGAGAATCTGGGGACTGCTGCGCAGTCAGGCTTCGAGCAGTGGAAAACAGTGCGTCCGGGGGCGACATCCATCCTGCTGCTCGCAGAGCTTTCATAGACCTGTGCCGCTGTGCCCGCAAGGAGATGAGCAGGCAGAATGGAGCGGCCAAGAGGAGGtgctctctgcttccctgtGTCAGATCCTCACAGACCGACGGTGAGGGAAGTCTGTTGGCTCCCCCGCCTCCTCAAGCTCGCCATATCCAGAAGCCGCATCTTAAAGATAAGAAACCCATCGATCTGGACACCACCATTTCTGTGCCCATGTACCACAATCCGTCAGCTGGAAGGGAGGCCGAATTTGGTACCTCTCTGGGTGCAGACAGTGGGACTACCTGCACCATATGCATGGGCGAGATTGTGGAAAGAACGACGCTGGACAAGTGTGGACACTCCTTCTGTCGGACCTGCCTGGATCAGGCATTCCAGGTGAAGCGAGCGTGTCCAGTGTGCCGCATGGTCTATGGCCAGTTAATCGGGAACCAACCTGCCAATGGCAGCATGATGGTGGAGCGGGACCCAGACCTCGAGCTGCCGGGACACGAGGGCTACGGCTGTGTCTGTATCATCTACAGCTTCCCGCCTGGCCTGCAGGCT CAAGAGCACCCAAACCCAGGGGTGAGGTATCCAGGAACAGACCGTGTGGCCTACCTCCCGGACAGCCCAGAAGGAAACAGAGTTTTAGGTCTGCTGCGTCGGGCCTTTGAGCAGCGACTCATCTTTACCATTGGTACCTCCATGACCACAGGCATGCAGAATGTCATCACCTGGAACGATATCCACCACAAAACCTCCATTTGGGGAGGGCCACGATG TTTCGGCTATCCAGATCCAACATATCTAGTTCGGGTCACAGAGGAGCTTCGAGAGAAAGGTATCACGGCTGACTGA